The region GGCTctgcaactgttgcaaaactacaactcccatcatgccttcttGTTCTTTCTAGcttttggctctccagttgtaaaactacaactcccatcatgccccgataCCTGAAGCATAATGTAACATACTACTCCAAGATGGCCATGTAGGAGAATGTCTgtgaatatatcaggtccctgtAGCAGTCTTATTGTGCTGGATTGAAAGGTTTTCATATTCATTCCTGAAATAGCTTTACAGCAGGGATGAgggaccttcagccctccagctgttgcaaaactacaattcccatcatgcctggacagccaaagcgaagctttggctgtccagacatgacgggaattgtagttttgcaacagctggagggctgaaggttccccgtcTCTGCTTTATAGCATGTCATAAAATACTCTGAACATACAGCAAGAAGTCTCAGACTATGATAGGAATTTACTATTGCTGGCTGAGTGTCCGCCATGCTGACTGCATTGTGTGTGGTGTATTTTATGTCTTGTTTGCCAAATGTATTGATAAATTTGGGCCTCTTCTCATGTATTACCCCTTCCAAGTGTAACACACACAGTAATCAGTGTTTCCTTTAACGTGAGTGTACCACCAGGccctggctgaagcactggaggcggccggcccacccttagtgagaggaaacctcagcccctctatgatggggttccattgattctaatggagtcacgtcatggaggggctggggtttcttcccactaagggtggggcggtccgcctccagtgcttcagcctgggcctggtggtacactcACTTCAGCCTGCTCAGCCTGAGATCTCTGGGAGGCAGCTGGCAAAGAAAACTTTATAGACACAGATGCAGGTAAAATGTTGGGGAAGTAGCTGCTGGTACCCCCACTGCCATTCCTTCTCATAGACAGCAGGAACCTCTGTCCTGCAGCCTATCAGAATACTGAACATGGAGGGGGACGTAACCAGTAGCTGACAGATAGACGAGCAAGAGCGCGGTAGGATATCCTCCTGTCAGGCTGTCATTCTGGGAGAGATGAGTCAGACTTGGACGGCATACTGAAAGGAGGGAAGCCACCCAGACTGCTTACTTAACAGACTGGGTGAGTGACCTAACAGTCAGTACCGGCCACACAGCTCCAACAAACATGGCCCCTGCAGCAATGGTCCCGCTGATTACTTTCTCCATGTGGACCTGTATGGCCTGTATTGGAGTGTCCTGTCACTCACCGTGACACAGAACGCTCCAACACTGGCTGAGCAATTCAATGTGAAGTATGGAAACAGGGAGGCCATTGCTGCGGCAGCCATCTTTGTTATCTCTGTGCTCTTGCCTCTCTGTTTacctactctatgtagagctGTGCAGCCAGTATTGGAGCATTCTGTCACTCAGCCGGTGTTGGAGCGTTCTGTTTCACGGTAAATCGGAGAATGCTCCAATACTGTCTGAACAGCTCCACATGGAGTAAGTAAACAGCGGAGCTATTGCTGCAGCGGCCATCTTTGTTACAGCACTGCCACCATAATAGTGGGTGAGTGCCACACAGAACGCTCCAATACCGGCCACACAGCTCCATGTGGAGTAGATAAACAGGCTGtttctgtggcagccatcttTGTTCCCTCCTTGTTTTGGCCCCCCTGTTTACCTACTGCAGGTGGAGTTGTGCCGCCTGTGTTGGAGCATTGTCACTCACCAACACAGACATGGTGctactattatactatatgaggggACCTATACTGTATAAGTCACTTAGAGAACTTGTATAAGCAATCGTCCGATTGCTTTTAGCATTCACTGCATTGCTATAACGATGAGTGGATTTCCTATGGTATGCTACATTCACTTttagactaatggtccttttacacgaaacaataattcgcccgatcgcacgattaacgattttgaatgaacaatgttttttttataacgataagcgtttagacggaacgatacatcgtacggaaaaatcgttatgcgatcgtttaagcctatctcacacataggtgaaatcgttgaaagactgtttacactgaacgatctgcgaattttttgcgaacgaccaacgataatttgagaacatgttgaaagatcaaatgaacgatttctcgctcatcgtttgatcgttcgctgcgttaacacgtacgattatcgctcgaattcgatcattatcgtgcaaaaacgaacaatcaattgttccgtgtaaaaggaccataaggtaGCGACGCTCCTGTGTCAAGTTTTTTTATTTGCCCGACTTTGCTTGACCATTACCCAGCTCCACTCAGCAGTAGCTGAAGCTTACAGGGAACATTGACAGTAAagtttttcagccatttttagAGCCACAAAAATGGcccagaaactgaacacaagacaTTTGGTCCTTTTTCTCAAAAAATGACCATTGTGTCTACTGTAGATGCATGGAAGCAGAGCTGAAGATGTCTTCCTCTATATTTCAGGATAAGGATGGCTTCCTCCAAGCGCATGGCGGATCTTGGTTATAGGATGTTTTCTGGAACCATGATGCTGCTCACGCTGTATGGTGGGTACCTGTGCAGTATCCGGGCGTATCGCTACTTTCAGAGAAAGGAGGAACTAAAACTGGCGGCAGAGAACCAGACAGAAGCAGTTATTAAAGACTGAAGGAACCGGATTAGGAGCTGCCCACCACAGGAGAGCTATATTCCATCCTCATTACCAGGCACCAGCCTGTGGCCATATACATGTGCAATGGAGCTGCTTCCCCATTACTGGGCTGtaacaaatttatttttttatgtaaattttgTTTCTCTGTACAAATAAATTTAATTTGTGTTTTGTTCTATTTAGACCACTTTTTCATCTGAAACATAACTATGTACACATCTCAAGAAGTTAGAATAtcatcaaaaggttttttttttcagtaaatcatttaaaaaagtaaaaccCCTATAttttatatagagtcattacaaacAGAGAGAACTTTTTCAAGTGATTATTCCTGTTTATGATTATGAAAGCCCAAGTTGCTTTGATAttggccttcagctcgtctgcattgttgggtctggtgtcttttgtcttcctcttgacaataccccataaattctctttgGGGTTAAGGTCAGGTGAGTTTGCTGTCCAATCAAGCACaatgatgctgtggttagtaaaccaggtattggtagttttggcagtgtggacaggtgccaaatcctgctggaagatgaaaattccatctccaaaaagctTGTCACATGAAACACTGTAATATTTCCTGGTAGACTGCTgcgtctggtgaaaatttttattaaagtattgtattgccccccaaaagttatacaaatgaccattAACACTtaatacaggaaatgcttataaagtgttttttttccccctgaacttactactgcatcaaggcttcacttcctggataacatggtgatgtcacgacccgactcccagagctgtgcgggctggggctgctggagaggatgatggcagagggatgctcagtgtccctccagtgcccagtgtccccctgccattatactctccagcagccacagcccgcacagctctgggagtcgggtcgtcacatcaccatgttatccaggaagtgacatcaccatgttatccaggaagtgaagccttgatgcagtagtaagtgcaggaaaaaaaaaacactttataataaGTAATATTGGATTGTGTCCCTCTCCActtttcctccagactctgggaccttgatttccaaatgaaatgcaaaatttactttcatctaaaATCAGCCCCTGTGATCACTGAGCAACATTCCACCTGCATTTCTCCTATGCCCAGGTGAGACGCTTCTGGCGTTGtctattggtcaggagtggcttgacacatggaatgtgacacttgtagcccatgtcctggatatgtctgtgtgtggtggCTCTTGAagttttaacagaaataaacactagaaaaagttcactctgtttgTAATGAGACTATAATATAGGTATATcactttttaaattgaattactgaaaaataaaaaactttttgataTTCTGAATTATTGAGATgcgtatgtatataaataaaatatatatatatatatatatatataatatatatatctcaataccTACGCTAGCAGATGGGATAGAAGGACCGGGAACTTCAATACAATCTTCTCAATACTGTACTGACAGCAGCACAAGTTCCAATAATCCATTCCATTGCACaccacccctatatacagactgtgCTTGGAACGTGGGAAAAGCATTCTTATTTCAAAGCAAGAATACAAATTCTACAGAGGACTTCTTAAAGTTGGTCACCGTTTGTGATGATTCTTTCAGAGCCATCCGTTTTAAAATAAACCCCAATGCTTcatctaaaaaaaatacaaattttagATATGACACACTGTTATTTTGATGTTGGTTTCACACATGGAAGTTTTTGTGATAAAGCCAGATGTGGATTCAAATGAGATGGAaattataaagggaggacttgtactgtTTTTTTCCTGTTGGGATCCTCTTctagttttggcacaaaaactgccatgtgtgaaaccaacaTTATCAAtagaataataatgcttttatgtgtatagcgcacacagattccgcagcactttacatagctatgccaattattgctccctgtccctaatagggctcacaatctaaattcacctatctgtatattttgggcatgggaggaaacccacgcaaacacggagagaacatacaaactttttgcagatgttgcccttggtgggatttgaacccaggaccccagcgctgcaaggctactgtgctaaccactgtgcTGCCCAGATTTATCAGATCAAGCAGAGTAGATGGTATCCtaaacaggtagagatgagcaaatttagagtaagggtagcttcacacgggcgggctcgcagcgagattctcgctgcgagcccggcaggtcctggcagttcccataaactacatacttgctgcggaccgcagcgagtatgtaattgtaccgcgcttaaccccttctactcccgcccggctcccccgctgtaagcagcatacattacctgtccttgctgctcgggtccggcgtcctgctctcctgtccggccaattagtgtgttgcccagccgcagccactgattggccgggcgggagagcaggacgccggacccgtgcagcaaggacaggtaatgtatgctgcttacagcgggggagccgggcgggagtagaaggggttaagcgcggtacaattacatactcgctgcggtccgcagcaagtatgtagtttatggaaactgacaggacctgccgggctcgcagcgagaatctcgctgcgagcccgcccgtgtgaagctaccctaataatGGACCGAAGTGCTTCATCATCTCTGCAATgcgcttatcagcctgctgccttctaactcactgccgatcctccccaggtgctgcgtacagtcctgggaaacttctcccagcttcccaggactggatccagcttttcccagcaccctgggaggagcggcagcaggctgataagcagattgcagagataacaatatgctttgcttcattattactgtaaattcgctcatccctactttgcTGCCCCTTCTTGTGTTTTTTGATATGCTACTTTGAGGCCTGGATGTAACCTCAGCAACCTAATTCTCGCATGATCATTTGAAGTCTCTTTTctggtcagtatttctgtcagtgaaTAGTTTGTCCCTGTGCAAGACAATACCTTGGGTGCTTTGTGATTACCTTCTTTTTATTACCTACTgttacactttttattatttccaggcctttaaaaagaaaaaaaaatattgaagcaGAGTATAGTCCCACTTCTGTCCGCCATCTTGGTAGTGGAAATCACTGCCTGCACACAATAGCTATGGTAACATGCTTTTTGCTGGAAATTTTTCCATAATTTAGGGCTACTTTGTGAATTTGGTTGTGACACAACAATTCATATCTGATGCACGCTGAGTTGCTGCATCTTGCTGTTTCGTGATTTTATTACAGTTCAGATATTGCTGTATAATAAAAACTACAAAGCAGTTTCATCCATCTTGCGTTTGGGCAAATGTGTGGTGTTGCACTTTGACACTATTTACTAACATTGTGTGCAACTTTGCAGGACAACACTGCAGTCTCTGTGTCACCCCATCCATAGTCACACTGAAAATCCACACACTATTCACAGTTTTTCCAAATCCTTGCCCTGGCTAGTCTAGCACTGACGATCAGGCCTCATCCAGAGTTCCTCAGATCACCCAATTACCCTATTCTCTTTCT is a window of Dendropsophus ebraccatus isolate aDenEbr1 chromosome 5, aDenEbr1.pat, whole genome shotgun sequence DNA encoding:
- the COX14 gene encoding cytochrome c oxidase assembly protein COX14, which translates into the protein MASSKRMADLGYRMFSGTMMLLTLYGGYLCSIRAYRYFQRKEELKLAAENQTEAVIKD